In Kaistella faecalis, a genomic segment contains:
- the eno gene encoding phosphopyruvate hydratase has translation MSYISYIEARQILDSRGNPTIEVDVFTESGAMGRAAVPSGASTGEHEAVELRDGGSDYMGKGVLKAVENVREIIAPELVGLPVYDQNFIDQIMIELDGTKNKGNLGANAILGVSLAAAKAAATELKMPLYKYVGGVNANTLPVPMMNVINGGSHSDAPIAFQEFMVMPVKADSFSHALRKGTEIFHNLKAILHSRGLSTAVGDEGGFAPTFTGTEDALDTLLQAIEKAGYKPGDDVMIALDCAASEFYKDGNYDYRKFQTPDSAVFSSSEQVSYLAELAAKYPIISIEDGMHEDDWAGWKMLTDKIGDRVQLVGDDLFVTNVERLSRGVNEGIANSILVKVNQIGSLSETMAAVQMAQHNRYTSVMSHRSGETEDSTIADLAVAMNCGQIKTGSASRSDRMAKYNQLLRIEEALGETAVFPGLDAFKIKR, from the coding sequence ATGAGTTACATTTCTTACATTGAAGCAAGACAGATTTTGGATTCCCGTGGTAATCCTACAATTGAAGTAGATGTTTTTACGGAGAGCGGTGCAATGGGACGCGCGGCAGTTCCTTCCGGAGCATCAACCGGTGAACACGAAGCAGTAGAATTACGCGATGGCGGTTCAGATTATATGGGGAAAGGAGTTCTGAAGGCTGTAGAAAATGTAAGAGAAATAATCGCTCCTGAATTGGTAGGGCTTCCTGTGTACGACCAAAACTTTATCGATCAGATTATGATTGAGCTTGACGGCACTAAAAACAAAGGCAATCTTGGAGCAAATGCTATTCTCGGTGTTTCTCTTGCTGCGGCCAAAGCGGCGGCAACAGAATTGAAAATGCCTCTTTACAAATATGTGGGGGGTGTAAATGCAAACACGCTTCCTGTTCCTATGATGAACGTAATTAATGGTGGTTCTCACTCAGATGCGCCGATTGCTTTTCAGGAATTTATGGTAATGCCCGTAAAAGCAGATTCTTTCTCTCACGCTTTGAGAAAAGGAACTGAAATTTTCCACAACCTGAAAGCTATTCTTCACTCAAGGGGACTTTCTACCGCCGTAGGTGACGAAGGTGGTTTTGCACCTACATTTACCGGAACTGAAGATGCTTTAGATACTTTACTTCAGGCCATCGAAAAAGCAGGGTACAAACCTGGTGATGATGTAATGATTGCATTGGATTGTGCCGCGTCAGAATTTTACAAAGATGGTAATTACGATTACAGAAAATTCCAGACTCCCGATTCTGCAGTATTCAGCAGCAGTGAGCAGGTATCCTATTTGGCAGAATTAGCTGCAAAATATCCTATTATTTCCATTGAAGACGGTATGCACGAAGACGACTGGGCAGGCTGGAAAATGCTTACCGATAAAATCGGAGACCGCGTTCAGCTTGTAGGTGACGATTTATTCGTTACCAATGTTGAAAGACTTTCAAGAGGAGTTAACGAAGGTATTGCCAACTCAATTCTTGTAAAAGTAAACCAGATCGGTTCACTTTCCGAAACAATGGCGGCTGTACAGATGGCACAGCACAACAGATATACCTCAGTAATGTCTCACAGATCGGGTGAAACTGAAGATTCTACCATTGCTGATTTAGCGGTGGCAATGAACTGCGGACAAATCAAAACAGGTTCCGCATCGCGTTCCGACAGAATGGCGAAATACAACCAATTGTTGAGAATTGAAGAAGCATTAGGTGAAACAGCAGTGTTCCCTGGATTAGATGCATTCAAAATAAAAAGATAA